TTTATTAGCTGTTTACCTTCTTCCGCTAGCTGTGTTTTTCCTCGTGTTTTACTCCTATACTAAACGCTTTACTTGGCTGTGCCATATTTTTCTCGGGGTTACTATCGGCCTTGCCCCACTCGGTGGTTGGGTAGGAGCAACGGGAACGTTAACGTGGGAAGCTATTATGCTCTTTATTGCAGTCGCTTTGTGGACAGCCGGCTTTGATGTCATTTATGCCACTCAAGATGCCGATTATGATAAGGATGTAAAGTTATTTTCTATCCCCAGCTTTTTCGGCATTACGAAAGCACTAAAGTTTGCTAGAGGGTTCCACCTTATAAGTTTTATAGCTATGCTTTCATTATTTTTTATTACACCACTTAGTTGGCTTTATTTAATAGGGATCTTAATTATCGGTATAATTATGGTCTATGAACATTCTCTCGTATCACCTAATGATTTGTCTAAAGTGAACGTAGCGTTCTTTACAATGAATGGGATTATTAGTATGGTGATGCTAGCATTTACGATAGGAGATTTACTATTATGAAAGCTATAAGCGATAAAAAAAGGGTGACTGTCGCCATAACAGGAGCTAGCGGGGCTATTTATGGGGTGAGGTGTGTGCAGGCTTTGCTCGCTGAGGGGCACACGGTTCACTTTTTATTAACAAGTGCGGCATGGCAGGTTTTGTATTATGAGATGGGGGTTGATACATCAGACGAGCAAGCATGCCTTGAGGAATTGTTCGGAAAGTGGGATCATTTCCATTATCATACGCAACAAGATTTTTCCGCCCCCATTGCAAGCGGATCAGCAAAAAGTGACGCCATGATTATCGTCCCATGTTCTATGGGGACATTAGCTAAAATCTCACACGGCATTTCAAGTAACTTACTGGAAAGGGCTGCAGACGTGATGTTAAAAGAAAGACGGAAACTGATCGTCGTACCGAGGGAGTCGCCTCTTAGTTCAATACATCTTGAAAATATGAAGCGAGTGAGTGACTTAGGTGGCATGATCGTACCGGCTATGCCAGGATACTATCATAACCCTAAGACGATGGATGATCTGATTAATTTTGTAGTAGGGAAAGTGTTAGATCAAGTAGAGGTGGATCATAATTTGTTTACTAGGTGGGGAGACGATAGTAGATGAGCCTTGTCATAGCGGAAATATCTTATACAAATATTTTACCGATGTTTTATTATGTAGACCGTGAAAAATTAAAACATGCAGGCTGTGAATTTGTGCCAGCTATCCCTTCTCAATTAAATCAAGATATGGCGGATGGAAAAGTCCATGTGGGAGGAATTTCTTCCTTTGCGTATGGCGAGCACAGTGAAGAGTATCAAGTGCTTCCAGATTTATCTGTTTCCGCCATGAAGCAAGTTGGTTCTATTTTTTTATTCTCAAAGAAACCCATTGAAGAGCTCGGTGGTGCGTCTATTGCCTTAACGTCTAGCTCAGCTACGTCAGTTAATTTGTTGAAAATTATCCTAAGTAAATTCTATCAATTAAACGTGACATATACAACGATGGCTCCTAATTATAGCGTTATGATGAACGACCATGATGCATGCCTTCTTATCGGCGATGATGCTATTCTTACTTCTTTCTCTAAACAAGACGCTATCTATCAGTATGACTTAGGTTGCTTATGGAAACTATTTACAGGGTTTCCTATGACATTCGCGTTATTTGCTATTCGCAAAGAAGCGTGGGAAAAGCATGGAGAACTTTTAGCAGAAGTGCATCGACAATTTTTGAAGAGTAAGCTGTTAAGTCGTAACAACAGGTTTAGTGAGATGATAACATCTATACGGGTTCAGCTCGGTGGTACAACAGATTTTTGGCAAACTTATTTCGCAGGCTTGAACTATGAGTTAACAGAAACGCATTTAGAAGGCTTACATCATTTTTATGATTTAGCTTATGAATTAAACCTTCTCACCCAAAAAGTGAATAAAGTGTCGATCTGGAATCCAACAGAGAATTTTCATTCTGTTTAGCAAGGTGGATAATGATGAAATTAACAGATATATACTGGCATTTAAGGCCAGATATTATAAAAATTGAAAAAGAAATCGAGCAAAATATTGATGCTCAGCACGACGTGTTACAACAGGCCTCCTCCCATTTATTAAAAGCAGGAGGCAAGCGAATTAGACCGGTATTTGTGCTGCTTGCAGCTCAGTTTGGTGATTATGATATTGACAAAGTAAAACATGTAGCAGTCCCTCTTGAGCTTATTCATATGGCATCTCTCGTTCATGATGATGTTATTGATGATGCAGAGTTAAGACGAGGCAAAAAAACCATTAAGTCAAAGTGGGATAACCGTATTGCCATGTATACAGGTGATTACATGTTTGCAAAAGCAATCGAAATAGCTACATACAGTAATCGTCTAGATCTTCATAAATATTTATCAGAAGCTATGGTCGAAATGTGTATAGGAGAGGTTGAACAAATTCGTGACCAATACAATTGGCAACAAAATTTACGAATATACTTTCGGCGAATTAGACGGAAAACAGCGCTTCTTATATCGGTAAGCTGTCAACTAGGTGCTATTGTTGCTGACGCTTCACCTCTATACCAAATACAATTAAAAAAATACGGTTATTACGTCGGTATGGCCTTT
The Salipaludibacillus sp. LMS25 DNA segment above includes these coding regions:
- a CDS encoding UbiA-like polyprenyltransferase, which encodes MKKLKIILEMIKFEHTVFALPFAFIGAVLGGLLIEGRWPELTDWIWITLAMVGARSAAMSLNRLIDAKIDKANPRTKDRAIPAGLLSRLETVIFIIGSFALLFVSAFQLNLLAVYLLPLAVFFLVFYSYTKRFTWLCHIFLGVTIGLAPLGGWVGATGTLTWEAIMLFIAVALWTAGFDVIYATQDADYDKDVKLFSIPSFFGITKALKFARGFHLISFIAMLSLFFITPLSWLYLIGILIIGIIMVYEHSLVSPNDLSKVNVAFFTMNGIISMVMLAFTIGDLLL
- a CDS encoding UbiX family flavin prenyltransferase, giving the protein MKAISDKKRVTVAITGASGAIYGVRCVQALLAEGHTVHFLLTSAAWQVLYYEMGVDTSDEQACLEELFGKWDHFHYHTQQDFSAPIASGSAKSDAMIIVPCSMGTLAKISHGISSNLLERAADVMLKERRKLIVVPRESPLSSIHLENMKRVSDLGGMIVPAMPGYYHNPKTMDDLINFVVGKVLDQVEVDHNLFTRWGDDSR
- a CDS encoding menaquinone biosynthesis protein; translated protein: MSLVIAEISYTNILPMFYYVDREKLKHAGCEFVPAIPSQLNQDMADGKVHVGGISSFAYGEHSEEYQVLPDLSVSAMKQVGSIFLFSKKPIEELGGASIALTSSSATSVNLLKIILSKFYQLNVTYTTMAPNYSVMMNDHDACLLIGDDAILTSFSKQDAIYQYDLGCLWKLFTGFPMTFALFAIRKEAWEKHGELLAEVHRQFLKSKLLSRNNRFSEMITSIRVQLGGTTDFWQTYFAGLNYELTETHLEGLHHFYDLAYELNLLTQKVNKVSIWNPTENFHSV
- the hepT gene encoding heptaprenyl diphosphate synthase component II encodes the protein MKLTDIYWHLRPDIIKIEKEIEQNIDAQHDVLQQASSHLLKAGGKRIRPVFVLLAAQFGDYDIDKVKHVAVPLELIHMASLVHDDVIDDAELRRGKKTIKSKWDNRIAMYTGDYMFAKAIEIATYSNRLDLHKYLSEAMVEMCIGEVEQIRDQYNWQQNLRIYFRRIRRKTALLISVSCQLGAIVADASPLYQIQLKKYGYYVGMAFQITDDILDFVGTEKELGKPAGGDLAQGNVTLPALLAMEKDQELNKRIVTYLKTESRIPFNMKATIEEIKATGAIQEAKKVADKYIDKALLALEPLPELRAKAALQQIADYISERKF